One Rhizobium sp. NRK18 genomic window carries:
- a CDS encoding methyl-accepting chemotaxis protein → MQSLVQRQEDVGGEAGPDARELKAIIGQLAREASNLGIDLVDIAGAVHDTAAMSSRHAATFSEITDVALQIASTNNKLAESLRRTDDDAARARTMMQASSERLTRSAVEIDKMLSSTGEISAEIGSFSQSLANVDGIAQEISIIARQTNLLALNAAIEAARAGESGKGFAVVAAEIRALSLQTSKATEAIQTMLNELGSKIERLTGSGAGAAESAREVQETSSAVRASFGEMEGVMSSILDSASEFARTTETVDRQCAAFVETLGGMAGEMLKSNTGMQKASERLDDLVGLSETIIQLTASAGIETADSRWIGMATDVAGAISAALEGAVAAGRISEADLFDRDYRPVPGSDPQQFVTAFNAITDDLLPAIQEPVLAEDERIAFCAAVDNNGYLSTHNRKFSQPQKPNDPVWNTANCRNRRIFNDRVGLAAGRSTAPFLVQTYRRDMGGGNFVLMKDISSPITVNGRHWGGLRLAVKV, encoded by the coding sequence ATGCAATCCTTGGTGCAGCGACAGGAAGACGTCGGCGGCGAAGCCGGGCCCGACGCACGGGAATTGAAGGCAATCATTGGCCAGTTGGCGCGCGAGGCCTCGAACCTCGGTATCGACCTCGTCGATATTGCCGGTGCGGTTCATGATACGGCGGCCATGTCGTCGCGCCACGCGGCGACATTTTCCGAGATCACCGATGTCGCCTTGCAGATCGCCAGCACCAACAACAAGCTCGCCGAAAGCCTCAGGCGCACCGACGACGACGCGGCACGCGCCCGCACCATGATGCAGGCATCGTCCGAGCGCTTGACCCGCTCGGCCGTCGAGATCGACAAGATGCTTTCCAGCACTGGCGAGATCTCCGCCGAGATCGGCAGCTTTTCGCAGTCGCTCGCCAATGTCGACGGCATCGCCCAGGAAATCTCCATCATCGCCCGCCAGACCAACCTGCTGGCGCTCAATGCCGCGATCGAGGCGGCGCGCGCCGGCGAAAGCGGCAAGGGCTTTGCCGTGGTCGCCGCCGAAATCCGCGCCCTGTCGCTGCAGACCTCGAAGGCGACCGAGGCGATCCAGACGATGCTGAACGAACTCGGCAGCAAGATCGAACGGCTGACCGGCTCGGGCGCCGGCGCGGCCGAAAGTGCCCGCGAGGTGCAGGAGACCTCGTCCGCCGTCCGCGCCTCGTTCGGCGAGATGGAGGGGGTGATGTCCAGCATCCTCGATTCCGCCTCCGAATTCGCCCGCACGACGGAGACCGTCGATCGCCAGTGCGCCGCCTTCGTCGAAACGCTCGGCGGCATGGCCGGCGAGATGCTGAAATCGAACACCGGCATGCAGAAGGCGAGCGAACGCCTGGATGATCTCGTCGGACTGTCGGAGACCATCATCCAGCTCACCGCCAGCGCCGGCATCGAGACCGCCGACAGCCGCTGGATCGGCATGGCGACCGATGTCGCCGGCGCCATTTCCGCAGCACTCGAAGGCGCCGTCGCGGCTGGACGGATTTCCGAAGCCGATCTCTTCGACCGCGACTACCGGCCGGTGCCCGGCAGCGACCCACAGCAATTCGTGACCGCGTTCAACGCGATCACCGACGATTTGCTGCCGGCGATCCAGGAGCCGGTCCTGGCCGAGGACGAGCGCATCGCCTTCTGCGCGGCCGTCGACAACAACGGCTATCTCTCCACCCACAATCGCAAGTTCTCGCAGCCGCAGAAGCCCAACGATCCGGTCTGGAACACGGCCAACTGCCGCAACCGCCGCATCTTCAACGATCGCGTCGGTCTTGCCGCCGGCCGCTCCACCGCGCCCTTCCTGGTGCAGACCTATCGCCGCGACATGGGCGGCGGCAATTTCGTGCTGATGAAGGACATTTCCTCCCCGATCACTGTCAACGGTCGGCACTGGGGCGGGCTGCGGCTCGCCGTCAAGGTCTGA
- a CDS encoding peptidoglycan-binding protein, whose translation MAARKRKPPKKQGAGAILLRLAVRGGGRTAAVIGRHPSLFGGTLAFAVIFGFVAANALWYQPNEHPAPILRTRTDKNPNGIAGLVRKPHELPENNVTTFRIERETANDLDSTQTAAVHPLERPAPDDAGVTASVPKPDVLVGEIQGELAKRGLYDGAIDGIDGPRTSAAISSFEQRIGLKPSGEARDDILVLLKSGIGKTSDVEPKPTPPAPVVVPASRPTPELAKARQQPKPQPKVPVSDPVADAIRQASAKPPAAVPVTKVSAPAKQPASDLVTSIQRGLSNIAYADIKVDGVAGDQTRAAISHFEKHYRLPVTGEPNAAVLKKLQQIGAL comes from the coding sequence ATGGCCGCTCGCAAGCGAAAACCGCCTAAGAAGCAGGGAGCAGGCGCCATCCTGCTGCGCCTTGCCGTTCGGGGCGGGGGGCGCACGGCTGCCGTCATCGGCCGTCATCCGTCGCTGTTTGGCGGCACGCTGGCCTTTGCCGTCATCTTCGGCTTCGTCGCCGCCAACGCGCTCTGGTACCAGCCGAACGAACATCCGGCGCCGATCCTGAGAACCCGCACGGACAAGAACCCGAACGGCATTGCCGGCCTGGTGCGCAAGCCGCACGAACTGCCCGAAAACAATGTCACGACGTTCAGGATCGAGCGCGAGACCGCAAACGACCTCGACAGCACGCAGACCGCCGCCGTCCATCCGCTCGAGCGCCCCGCGCCGGACGATGCCGGGGTGACCGCATCCGTGCCGAAGCCGGATGTTCTGGTCGGCGAGATCCAGGGCGAACTCGCCAAGCGCGGCCTCTATGACGGCGCCATTGACGGCATTGACGGTCCGCGAACCTCGGCGGCGATCTCCAGCTTCGAGCAGCGCATCGGCCTGAAGCCGAGCGGCGAGGCGCGCGACGACATTCTCGTGCTCCTGAAATCCGGAATCGGCAAGACGTCGGACGTCGAGCCGAAGCCGACGCCACCGGCACCGGTGGTCGTTCCCGCGTCGCGGCCGACGCCGGAACTGGCAAAGGCCAGGCAGCAGCCGAAGCCGCAGCCCAAGGTCCCGGTATCCGATCCGGTTGCCGACGCGATCCGCCAGGCCTCCGCAAAGCCGCCGGCCGCCGTCCCGGTGACGAAGGTATCCGCCCCTGCCAAACAGCCGGCGTCCGATCTGGTCACCAGTATCCAGCGCGGTCTTTCCAACATCGCCTATGCCGATATCAAGGTCGATGGCGTCGCCGGCGACCAGACGCGGGCCGCGATCAGCCATTTCGAGAAGCATTACCGCCTGCCGGTCACCGGCGAACCCAACGCCGCCGTCCTGAAGAAACTGCAGCAGATCGGCGCGCTCTGA
- a CDS encoding sensor histidine kinase, which yields MATAWLAGSNAGQDAEIAEVAVLRRLILVSSTALLAVPAGLSLVTSPAVALPAGVAAVAAGFLFSAVGAIALSRLSAREERPAAVKPAQTDEASLFAAYPGFLILFDLQGHVTVVGGRGADDQSEQAARYPGRGFVEHIHVSDRIHFLKAIDVLRQGTRQSASVDLRLERRGLGEGQFSHVRLDLSAGDIKDGRPARIIGALTDVSAEKDMAAELQVKSEEAASAHEAKSRFLAAVSHELRTPLNAILGFSDILAGEYFGRFENERQREYVQLIRQSGGHLLSVVNTMLDMSKIEAGHYELMLEPFAPGRAVKTCEEMLGLQAKEKGVALTSRVQREIGEVVADQRALKQILINLVGNAIKFTDAGGVVTVDAVREGENFKLTVSDTGIGIPADKIALIGRPFTQIQNDYTRQYEGTGLGISLVKGLVALHGGEFLIDSTPGEGTVISIVLPADGSGAARAAAEGDGRMVEFPPRLKSSDTPAASQCKEEINGRSQAKTA from the coding sequence ATGGCCACTGCGTGGCTTGCCGGTTCGAATGCGGGCCAGGACGCCGAGATTGCCGAAGTCGCAGTGCTGCGCCGGTTGATCCTGGTCTCGTCCACGGCCCTGCTTGCCGTGCCTGCTGGCCTGTCGCTCGTCACCAGCCCTGCCGTCGCCTTGCCTGCCGGTGTCGCCGCCGTTGCCGCCGGCTTCCTGTTTTCCGCCGTCGGCGCCATTGCGCTGTCGAGGCTGAGCGCACGCGAGGAACGTCCCGCTGCCGTCAAGCCCGCCCAGACGGATGAGGCGAGCCTGTTTGCCGCCTATCCCGGCTTCCTCATCCTCTTCGATCTGCAGGGACACGTGACGGTCGTCGGCGGTCGCGGCGCCGATGACCAGTCCGAGCAGGCCGCCCGCTATCCGGGCCGCGGCTTCGTCGAGCACATCCACGTTTCCGACCGGATCCATTTCCTCAAGGCCATCGACGTCCTGCGCCAGGGCACCCGCCAGAGCGCCTCCGTCGATCTGCGGCTGGAGCGCCGCGGTCTCGGCGAGGGACAGTTTTCGCATGTCCGTCTCGACCTCAGCGCCGGCGATATCAAGGATGGCCGTCCGGCCCGCATCATCGGCGCGCTCACCGACGTTTCCGCCGAAAAGGACATGGCGGCCGAGCTGCAGGTGAAGAGCGAAGAGGCCGCATCGGCGCATGAGGCGAAGTCGCGCTTCCTGGCTGCCGTCAGCCACGAGCTGCGCACGCCGCTCAACGCCATTCTCGGTTTTTCCGACATTCTGGCCGGCGAATATTTCGGCCGCTTCGAAAACGAGCGCCAGCGCGAATATGTCCAGCTGATCCGCCAGTCGGGCGGTCATCTCCTGTCGGTCGTCAACACCATGCTCGACATGAGCAAGATCGAGGCCGGCCACTACGAGCTGATGCTCGAGCCTTTCGCGCCCGGTCGCGCCGTCAAGACCTGCGAGGAAATGCTCGGCCTGCAGGCGAAGGAAAAGGGCGTCGCGCTCACAAGCCGCGTCCAGCGCGAGATCGGCGAAGTGGTCGCCGACCAGCGCGCACTGAAGCAGATCCTCATCAACCTCGTCGGCAACGCCATCAAGTTCACCGATGCCGGCGGCGTCGTTACCGTCGATGCGGTGCGCGAGGGCGAGAATTTCAAGTTGACGGTCAGCGACACGGGCATCGGCATTCCGGCCGACAAGATCGCCCTGATCGGCCGTCCGTTCACCCAGATCCAGAACGATTACACCCGCCAGTACGAAGGCACCGGCCTCGGCATCTCGCTGGTGAAGGGGCTCGTCGCGCTGCATGGCGGCGAGTTCCTGATCGACAGCACGCCCGGCGAGGGCACGGTGATTTCGATCGTTCTGCCGGCAGATGGCAGCGGCGCGGCACGCGCGGCCGCCGAGGGCGATGGGCGCATGGTGGAGTTTCCGCCGCGCCTGAAGTCCAGCGACACGCCGGCAGCCAGCCAATGCAAGGAAGAGATCAATGGCCGCTCGCAAGCGAAAACCGCCTAA
- a CDS encoding DUF5330 domain-containing protein has translation MWFLIKGAFWFSIVLVALSFFGTDPGEEMAKGETRVEFANAFTAASGAIRYMGAICSEQPDVCEKGARTFAALSVRAREGAKVAYEMLDTYLDKKDGTKTETAALDDTTAATDDPVGAIITGTVVPHPIPKPQR, from the coding sequence ATGTGGTTTCTGATCAAAGGAGCGTTCTGGTTCTCGATCGTCCTTGTGGCGTTATCATTCTTCGGCACCGATCCGGGCGAGGAAATGGCCAAGGGCGAGACCAGAGTTGAATTCGCCAATGCGTTTACCGCGGCGAGCGGCGCGATCCGCTACATGGGCGCGATCTGCTCGGAACAGCCGGACGTCTGCGAAAAGGGCGCCAGGACATTTGCAGCGCTCAGCGTCAGGGCCCGCGAAGGCGCCAAGGTTGCCTACGAGATGCTCGACACCTATCTGGACAAGAAGGACGGCACCAAAACCGAAACCGCCGCTCTCGACGATACAACGGCCGCCACCGACGATCCGGTCGGCGCCATCATCACCGGCACGGTCGTGCCGCATCCCATCCCCAAGCCTCAGCGCTGA
- a CDS encoding SufE family protein, whose amino-acid sequence MTALDQIIDDFAFLEDWEDRYRYVIELGKALPDLPDSQKTAENKVQGCASQVWLVVNPADDTADPVLTFAGDSDAHIVRGLVAIVLALYSGKHASEIAKLDALDTFKEIGLVEHLSAQRANGLRSMVQRIRNEAALRIAA is encoded by the coding sequence ATGACCGCACTCGACCAGATCATCGACGACTTCGCCTTCCTGGAAGACTGGGAAGACCGCTATCGCTATGTGATCGAACTCGGCAAGGCGCTGCCCGACCTGCCCGACAGCCAGAAGACGGCGGAGAACAAGGTGCAGGGCTGCGCGAGCCAGGTGTGGCTGGTCGTCAACCCGGCCGACGACACGGCCGATCCGGTGCTGACCTTCGCAGGCGATTCCGACGCCCATATCGTGCGCGGCCTGGTCGCCATCGTGCTGGCGCTCTATTCCGGCAAGCATGCCTCCGAGATCGCCAAGCTCGACGCCCTCGACACGTTCAAGGAAATCGGCCTCGTGGAGCATCTGTCCGCGCAACGCGCCAACGGCCTGCGCTCCATGGTCCAGCGGATCCGCAACGAGGCAGCGCTGCGGATCGCTGCGTAA
- a CDS encoding DUF6456 domain-containing protein, producing the protein MTEASRMMNDWTPRRRARTLKLLEYIGAVGVTVDQATAGMPAMMRLTQAAGTGGTRAFPTDLVDALVSDGVLERAGARLTLRAEAGTLLARLRALAEQGEGADVFSAQHRDLDRMSVECQGVRETVTVNRSETPLAPLLRLKEKDGKPFLPPEAVSAGERLAHDFERAGLQPRVTASWEPRLQSRGRGQAGGMADLAASAIEARRRLNRAIDALGPELSGIALDVCCFCKGLETVERERQWPARSAKLMLRTALLALARHYHPPAARSHSDIRHWGAENYRPDL; encoded by the coding sequence ATGACTGAGGCGTCACGCATGATGAACGACTGGACGCCGCGGCGCCGGGCGCGGACCCTCAAGCTTCTGGAGTACATCGGCGCTGTCGGCGTGACGGTGGATCAAGCGACAGCCGGCATGCCGGCGATGATGCGGTTGACGCAGGCCGCCGGAACGGGTGGCACGCGCGCCTTTCCGACGGACCTTGTCGATGCGCTTGTCTCCGATGGCGTGCTCGAGCGTGCCGGCGCGCGGCTGACATTGCGAGCGGAGGCCGGAACGCTTCTCGCCCGCCTGCGCGCGCTCGCGGAACAGGGGGAGGGCGCTGATGTCTTCTCCGCCCAGCACCGTGATCTCGACCGCATGTCGGTCGAATGCCAGGGTGTCCGCGAGACCGTCACCGTCAACCGCAGCGAGACGCCGCTGGCGCCGCTCCTGCGGTTGAAGGAGAAGGACGGCAAGCCGTTCCTGCCGCCGGAGGCCGTCTCGGCCGGGGAAAGGCTGGCTCACGATTTCGAACGCGCCGGTCTGCAGCCGCGCGTCACTGCCTCATGGGAGCCGCGTCTGCAGAGCCGGGGCAGGGGACAGGCGGGCGGCATGGCCGATCTGGCCGCAAGCGCCATCGAGGCCCGCCGCCGGCTCAACCGTGCGATCGATGCGCTCGGGCCGGAACTCTCCGGCATTGCGCTCGATGTCTGCTGCTTCTGCAAGGGCCTCGAAACGGTCGAACGCGAGCGTCAGTGGCCGGCGCGTTCGGCCAAGCTGATGCTGCGTACCGCGCTTCTGGCGCTCGCCCGTCACTATCATCCGCCGGCGGCAAGGAGCCACAGCGACATCCGTCATTGGGGAGCGGAGAATTATCGGCCAGACCTGTAA
- a CDS encoding helix-turn-helix domain-containing protein, whose amino-acid sequence MLPIVPPAVSQTREPPPPAVRHRSFPVNGPVRSMALPLSRERALCRVVRNIIAELFLLTGERILVRRERRRTACHIRQIAMYVCHVSLSLPMSEIGIAFGRDRTTVSHACARVEDRRDDRAFDEFVGTVERIVLSIAAVTAGGGDD is encoded by the coding sequence ATGCTTCCGATTGTCCCGCCTGCTGTCAGTCAAACCAGAGAACCGCCACCGCCGGCCGTCCGCCACCGGTCCTTCCCCGTCAACGGCCCCGTCCGCTCGATGGCCCTGCCGCTGTCGCGCGAAAGGGCGCTCTGCCGGGTGGTGCGCAACATCATCGCCGAGCTTTTCCTGCTAACCGGCGAGCGCATTCTCGTCCGCCGCGAGCGCCGTCGCACCGCCTGCCACATCCGCCAGATCGCCATGTATGTCTGCCACGTGTCGCTTAGCCTGCCGATGAGCGAGATCGGCATCGCCTTCGGCCGCGATCGCACGACCGTTTCGCATGCCTGCGCCAGGGTCGAGGACCGGCGCGACGACCGCGCCTTCGACGAATTCGTCGGCACCGTCGAGCGCATCGTCCTGTCGATCGCCGCGGTCACGGCGGGAGGCGGCGATGACTGA
- a CDS encoding MucR family transcriptional regulator, with amino-acid sequence MTELALDSNQDLLVELTADIVAAYVGNHVVPVSELPGLIADVHNALHNTSTPAPAAAMAEKQKPAVSVRKSVQDDQITCLECGGTFKSLKRHLMTHHDLTPEDYREKWELPADYPMVAPAYAEARSRLAKEMGLGQRRKRGK; translated from the coding sequence ATGACGGAGCTTGCTTTGGACAGCAATCAGGATTTGCTAGTGGAATTGACGGCCGATATTGTCGCCGCCTATGTCGGTAATCACGTTGTTCCGGTCAGCGAACTGCCTGGCCTGATTGCGGATGTTCACAACGCATTGCATAACACGTCCACTCCCGCTCCTGCGGCCGCCATGGCCGAGAAGCAGAAGCCTGCCGTTTCCGTGCGCAAGTCCGTTCAGGACGACCAGATCACGTGCCTGGAATGCGGCGGTACCTTCAAGTCGCTGAAGCGTCATCTGATGACCCATCATGACCTGACGCCGGAAGACTATCGCGAAAAGTGGGAACTGCCCGCCGATTATCCGATGGTGGCTCCCGCCTATGCGGAAGCGCGTTCGCGCCTCGCCAAGGAAATGGGCCTCGGCCAGCGCCGCAAGCGCGGCAAGTAA
- the mnhG gene encoding monovalent cation/H(+) antiporter subunit G, translating into MELVFAIVISLIILGGVFFTLTASIGLIRLPDVYTRMHAASKTGTVGSGLMFLAVGLHSGDIATFERALAGFVFFILTAPISAHLLAKAAHKAGYPLHSVSVRDDLEKDDAH; encoded by the coding sequence ATGGAGCTTGTCTTTGCCATCGTCATTTCGCTGATCATCCTTGGCGGCGTCTTCTTCACGCTGACCGCCTCGATCGGTCTCATCCGCCTGCCGGACGTCTATACCCGCATGCATGCGGCCTCGAAGACCGGCACGGTCGGCTCGGGCCTGATGTTCCTGGCGGTCGGCCTGCATTCGGGTGACATCGCCACCTTCGAGCGCGCACTGGCCGGATTTGTCTTCTTCATCCTGACGGCGCCGATCTCGGCACATCTTCTCGCCAAGGCGGCGCACAAGGCCGGTTACCCGCTTCACAGTGTGTCGGTACGGGACGATCTCGAGAAAGACGACGCGCATTAA
- a CDS encoding cation:proton antiporter — protein MTPENIIYVSTEIALVLLAVSFLITVYRVIRGPTLPDRVVALDMLVATAMGFICVIAIKTGFTLYIDIAISLGLVGFLATVAFARFILSRNSMVESESEDDHPDAPVAVRTEEG, from the coding sequence ATCACGCCCGAAAACATCATCTATGTCAGCACGGAAATCGCCCTTGTCCTTCTGGCGGTGTCCTTCCTCATCACCGTCTACCGGGTGATCCGCGGCCCGACCCTGCCGGACCGGGTGGTGGCGCTCGACATGCTCGTGGCGACCGCCATGGGCTTCATCTGCGTGATCGCCATCAAGACCGGCTTCACGCTCTACATCGATATCGCCATCTCGCTCGGCCTCGTCGGCTTTCTTGCGACCGTCGCCTTCGCCCGCTTCATCCTGTCGCGCAACAGCATGGTCGAGAGCGAAAGCGAGGATGATCATCCCGACGCACCGGTCGCGGTGCGCACCGAGGAGGGCTGA
- a CDS encoding Na+/H+ antiporter subunit E, which translates to MRLFVINLILALIWVSVTGNASLLNLGFGFVLALLALGVVREQIGGAGYFMRGRNVLSLLILFLKELALSAWGVARLVLRRDMNLKPGIFAFPLTVDRDFEIVLLANMITLTPGTLSVDVSEDRKTLYVHAVDCSDPEGTVRSIADGFERKIMEAFR; encoded by the coding sequence ATGCGTCTGTTCGTGATCAATCTCATCCTGGCGCTGATCTGGGTTTCCGTCACCGGCAACGCCTCGCTGCTCAATCTCGGCTTCGGCTTCGTTCTGGCGCTGCTAGCGCTCGGCGTCGTGCGTGAACAGATCGGCGGCGCCGGCTATTTCATGCGCGGGCGCAACGTCCTGTCGCTGCTTATCCTGTTCCTCAAGGAACTGGCGCTGTCGGCCTGGGGCGTCGCCCGGCTGGTGCTGCGCCGCGACATGAACCTGAAGCCCGGCATTTTCGCCTTTCCCCTGACCGTCGATCGCGACTTCGAGATCGTGCTGCTGGCCAACATGATCACCCTGACCCCGGGCACGCTGTCCGTCGATGTCTCGGAAGACCGCAAGACGCTCTACGTCCACGCGGTCGACTGCTCGGATCCGGAAGGCACGGTCCGCTCGATCGCCGACGGCTTCGAACGCAAGATCATGGAGGCATTCCGGTGA
- a CDS encoding Na+/H+ antiporter subunit D, with amino-acid sequence MAATSHTPTVDLSLAWVMEPVPTAHWLVILPVALCIALGAILLMMRGRMHLQPLVAIPGFAVVVLMDALLLAQVVQNGPVTMVMGRWLPPFGIAFTVDVFGALMALTAAIVALCGSVYALHDINDSGRRYGFYPFLMLLLAGVTGAFLTGDIFNLYVWFEVLLISSFGLLILGSEREQIDGAMKYAVLNLIGTTLFLIAVGYLYSIFGTLNMADIAEKARAGIDGAPLFTLSALFILAFGMKAAAFPVNFWLPASYHTPRIVVSALFAGLLTKVGVYALIRVMVMLLPMGLAGLSGVLAVSAALTMVLGALGAMAQSDLRRMFGYLVISGIGSMMAGVAIGTQAGLSGAIVYALHSIVLMTALYLMAGAAARIGGSFSMTGLGGIYATSPWFAGLSLSLVFAASGLPPFSGLWPKIMLVEASMKTGSWWLAAAILVSGFLTTIALGRMFLIAYWRPAMDREEEAPPVSLPAGMWLPMIALFALVVFFGIFPDGIIRLAQIAADGVLNPQAYLHSVFPAGGA; translated from the coding sequence ATGGCTGCAACGTCACACACCCCGACCGTCGATCTCTCGCTTGCCTGGGTCATGGAGCCGGTACCGACCGCGCACTGGCTCGTCATCCTGCCGGTTGCGCTCTGCATCGCGCTTGGCGCCATCCTCCTGATGATGCGCGGCCGCATGCACCTGCAGCCGCTCGTCGCCATTCCCGGCTTTGCCGTCGTCGTGCTGATGGACGCGCTCCTGTTGGCGCAGGTGGTTCAGAACGGCCCGGTCACCATGGTCATGGGCCGCTGGCTGCCGCCCTTTGGCATCGCGTTTACCGTCGATGTGTTCGGAGCGCTGATGGCGCTGACGGCCGCCATCGTCGCGCTCTGCGGCTCGGTCTATGCGTTGCACGACATCAATGACAGCGGCCGCCGCTACGGCTTCTATCCGTTCCTCATGCTGCTGCTCGCCGGCGTCACCGGGGCCTTCCTGACGGGCGACATCTTCAACCTCTATGTCTGGTTCGAAGTGCTGCTGATCTCGTCCTTCGGCCTGCTGATCCTCGGCTCCGAGCGCGAACAGATCGACGGCGCCATGAAATATGCCGTGCTGAACCTGATCGGCACGACGCTGTTCCTGATCGCCGTCGGCTATCTCTATTCGATCTTCGGCACGCTCAACATGGCCGATATCGCCGAAAAGGCGAGGGCGGGCATCGACGGCGCCCCGCTCTTCACGCTCTCGGCCCTTTTTATTCTCGCCTTCGGCATGAAGGCCGCTGCCTTCCCGGTGAACTTCTGGCTGCCGGCCTCCTACCACACGCCGCGCATCGTCGTATCGGCGCTGTTTGCCGGCCTGCTGACCAAGGTCGGCGTCTACGCGCTGATCCGCGTCATGGTCATGCTGCTGCCGATGGGGCTTGCCGGCCTGTCGGGCGTGCTGGCCGTCTCCGCCGCACTCACCATGGTGCTTGGCGCTCTCGGCGCCATGGCCCAGAGCGACCTGCGCCGCATGTTCGGCTATCTCGTCATCTCCGGCATCGGTTCGATGATGGCCGGTGTGGCGATCGGCACTCAGGCCGGCCTCTCCGGCGCCATCGTCTATGCGCTGCATTCGATCGTCCTGATGACGGCGCTCTACCTGATGGCCGGTGCCGCCGCGCGCATCGGCGGCAGCTTCTCCATGACCGGGCTCGGCGGCATCTATGCGACCAGTCCGTGGTTTGCCGGCCTGTCGCTGTCGCTGGTTTTCGCGGCCTCCGGCCTGCCGCCGTTCTCCGGCCTGTGGCCGAAGATCATGCTGGTCGAAGCCTCGATGAAGACCGGCTCGTGGTGGCTCGCCGCGGCCATTCTGGTGAGCGGCTTCCTGACCACCATCGCGCTCGGCCGCATGTTCCTGATCGCCTACTGGCGCCCGGCCATGGACCGCGAGGAAGAGGCGCCGCCCGTCTCGCTGCCAGCCGGCATGTGGCTGCCGATGATCGCGCTCTTCGCGCTGGTCGTGTTCTTCGGCATCTTCCCGGACGGCATCATCCGTCTGGCGCAGATCGCCGCCGATGGTGTCCTGAACCCGCAGGCCTATCTGCACTCGGTCTTCCCGGCGGGAGGTGCGTGA
- a CDS encoding Na+/H+ antiporter subunit C, producing MEALFSVLVGLFFAAAIYLMLSKRIVRVMLGIAILGNAVNLLLFTSGRLTREVPPIISDTMDTLPSTTANPLPQALILTAIVISFSFFAFLMVLTYRAFQDLGTDDTDNMRVAEPEHPEPPPAGY from the coding sequence ATGGAAGCGCTGTTTTCCGTACTCGTCGGCCTGTTCTTCGCCGCCGCCATCTACCTGATGCTCTCGAAGCGCATCGTCCGTGTCATGCTCGGCATCGCCATCCTCGGCAATGCGGTCAACCTGCTCCTGTTCACCTCGGGACGGCTGACGCGCGAAGTGCCGCCGATCATTTCCGATACGATGGACACGCTGCCCTCGACCACGGCCAATCCGTTGCCGCAGGCGCTGATCCTGACGGCGATCGTGATTTCCTTCTCCTTCTTCGCCTTCCTGATGGTGCTGACCTATCGCGCCTTCCAGGACCTTGGCACCGACGACACCGACAACATGCGCGTCGCCGAACCCGAACATCCCGAACCGCCCCCGGCCGGATACTGA
- a CDS encoding Na+/H+ antiporter subunit B produces MNTVIFRTAAPFLTSLMLLFSVFVLLRGHNEPGGGFIGGLIAASALAIYGIACGVATVRRAIRFHPITIAAAGLLLSCCAGLLSLFPDVPFMTALWIYPSIFGVEVPLSTVTAFDTGVYLVVVGSITSIALALEERDSD; encoded by the coding sequence ATGAACACCGTCATCTTCCGCACCGCCGCGCCGTTCCTGACCAGCCTCATGCTGCTGTTCTCGGTCTTCGTTCTGCTGCGCGGACACAACGAGCCGGGTGGCGGCTTCATCGGCGGGCTGATCGCTGCCTCCGCCCTGGCGATCTACGGCATTGCCTGCGGTGTCGCGACGGTGCGCCGGGCGATCCGCTTTCATCCGATCACGATCGCCGCCGCCGGGCTGCTGCTCTCCTGCTGCGCCGGCCTGCTGTCGCTGTTCCCGGACGTGCCCTTCATGACGGCGCTCTGGATCTATCCGTCGATCTTCGGCGTCGAGGTGCCGCTGTCGACGGTGACGGCCTTCGATACGGGCGTCTACCTCGTCGTCGTCGGCTCGATCACCTCGATCGCGCTGGCGCTCGAAGAAAGGGATAGCGACTGA